The Watersipora subatra chromosome 1, tzWatSuba1.1, whole genome shotgun sequence genome has a window encoding:
- the LOC137410635 gene encoding EF-hand calcium-binding domain-containing protein 9-like — protein MKMKVTSKLLQCVHPDKTTCLLSGKNVKIILELFNLLDIHEQGELNDILFYQFMKRATDMKQSMVYKIFDMLDFDGSGQIDFNEFYVIICIIVAVKDSIEKQFIYSHSRTVFDFLNEDASNAVSVDEFINFGFLFNFREDAIKDIFKEFDLSGDQELDYKEFRMFAMACIDRQNEIDKVGREKAMTLARQKAIKEKKKKLLAMKKDGSLAAVLQSIRAKGQTVEVPNCLLEKTWSWKYCKRLTEIPSTNLQK, from the exons ATGAAGATGAAGGTCACCTCAAAGTTACTTCAATGTGTTCACCCTGATAAGACGACGTGTTTGTTATCAgggaaaaatgttaaaataatctTGGAACTGTTCAACCTTCTGGACATCCATGAACAAGGCGAATTAAATG ACATACTCTTCTACCAGTTCATGAAACGAGCAACAGATATGAAGCAAAGCATGGTTTACAAGATCTTTGACATGCTAGATTTTGACGGATCCGGGCAAATAGATTTCAATGAATTCTACGTTATTATCTGTATTATCGTGGCTGTTAAG GATAGCATAGAGAAGCAGTTCATATACAGCCATTCAAGAACTGTTTTTGATTTTCTCAATGAAGATGCATCTAATGCCGTCTCAGTGGATGAATTCATCAACTTTggatttttgtttaatttccGTGAAGATGCTATCAAAGACATTTTTAAAGAATTTGACCTCTCTGGTGACCAG gaGCTGGACTATAAAGAGTTTCGAATGTTTGCCATGGCATGCATTGACCGTCAAAATGAAATAGACAAAGTTGGTCGTGAAAAGGCAATGACTCTGGCACGGCAAAAAGCGAtcaaagaaaaaaagaagaagcttttagcaatgaaaaaggACGGATCATTAGCTGCAGTCTTACAGTCCATCAGAGCTAAAG GTCAAACAGTGGAAGTTCCAAACTGCCTTCTTGAGAAGACCTGGAGCTGGAAATATTGCAAAAGATTAACTGAGATTCCAAGCACTAATCTGCAGAAATAA